GCATTCCTTAGGCCATTAACAACCTGCAAAGGGAGAAACTTTAGGAGGTAAAAAGTATGGAAAAGTTCACATGGAAAAATCATtaggttttcttcttttagcTTCCATACCACAGGAGAACAACAGTCTAAAGCTGTTTTCCTCCCCTTCTCTCTCCTTGGTCCTCCCTTCTCAAAATGCAAACATCCCTCCTCACTCCCCAGGGTGCTTCTGCCCCCCGCCAGGAGCCCCCAGATCTGGGggagccctgtgtcccctccagccccgCTGTCTCACCCACAGGTGGAaccctctcctgctctgctgatCATGGTCAACAAGACCTTAAACTACTGGGGTCCCGGCTTTGAGGAGGACGTTATCAACATCAACGTGGGCGGTCTGAGGAGGCGGCTCAGCTCCAGCGCGCTCTCCAAGTTCCCCGACACGCGCCTGGGACGGCTGCTCTCCTGCGACTCGGAGGAGtccatcctgcagctctgcGATGACTACGACGTGAGCGCCAGGGAGTTCTACTTCGACCGAAACCCCGGGTTCTTTCTCTACGTCCTGCACTTCTACCAGACGGGCAAGCTGCACGTCATGGAGGAGCTGTGCGTCTTCTCCTTCTGCCAGGAGATCGAGTACTGGGGCATCAATGAATTCTTCCTGGACTCCTGCTGCAGCTACCGCTACCACGAGCGCAAGCTGGAGAGCCGGCACCACAACTGGGATGAGGAGAGCGAGGTGAGCAGCGTGGACACGTCCCCCGATGAGATCTCTGACATCAACCACGACCTGCTGCGCTACAGCACCCTGCGCTGCGGCAACCTGCGCAAGCGCCTCTGGCTCACCATGGAGAACCCCGGCTACTCCATCCCCAGCAAGCTCTTCAGCTTCGTGTCCATCAGCGTGGTGCTGGTGTCCATAGCCACCATGTGCATCCACAGCATGCCCGAGTACCAGGAGGTGGATGAGAGTGGCAACGTGCTCGATGAACCCATCCTGCACAAGCTGGAGTATTTCTGCATCTCCTGGTTCACCTTTGAAGTATCCTCCCGCCTCCTGCTCTCACCCAACCCCAGGAAGTTCTTCAAGCACCCGCTGAACCTGATTGACATTGTCTCAGTGTTGCCCTTCTACTTCACCCTGCTGGTGGACGTGACCATGGGCAGTGACTCGGAGCTGGGCAACCTGGGCAAGGTCGTGCAGGTGTTTCGGCTCATGAGGATATTCCGGGTGCTGAAGCTGGCTCGGCACTCCACTGGACTGAGGTCACTGGGGGCCACCTTGAAGGTAAACTGGCTCTCTGTCTCCTTACCTACTCCTTTAGTGCCTAGTAGGGCTGAGagtgagctgctgagcaggtagcaggccagccagcagctgctgggtctGCCAGCACCAGTGTGTGtggctcagggctgctcctgtcccctttCTGGGAAAAGGGGAACCCTCCTAAGGGCATGCTGCCAGCTGACCAGAGGCCAGTGTCCAGCCCCTGGTGTCTGCCCGTTTAGGGAAACagaaatcctgctgcagctgagttgATACTTGAATGCTTCAGGACACAATGAGGCTGGCACAAAGCAGCAATAGAAAAGCAATGGGTGAGTTGCATGGCTTGAGacagccagccccaggcaggttCTATGCCCTCAGCAGAGCCTGGGTTTCCAGCAGCTGCCCCTCAGTGTGACAGAAAACTTGGcatgcagggctgggggaagcTGGTCCCAGGACCATGTGGGCCTCAGGAGGAATGTCTGGAGGAAATGCTGACCAAATGGAGGACCAGGATTCAGGTATTCCTACAAGTGGCATCCCTGCAGGTCTGGTGAGAGGGACCACATCCCCCATAACATGCCCCAAGGCTGTGTTTCTCCAGACccccacccacagcaccccTGGCCTCTTCAGACAGACCAAGGGCAACTTGAATTCTGTTGTGCAATCCTCACTaccccagtgctgcagccagaCCTCCATCACTGCAGCTCAGTAGTGAAGCAGGACCACCTTCCATACCCAGTGTGGTTCTGCTCACCCCCACACTCTCTCCCTTCCATCCTCCTTCTGCTGAGGGCCATGTTCCTGAATCCGGGGAGGAGGAAACTCACCTCCTGTGCTTACATAGAAAATAGAGCCTGGTGCAGAGACAAACTCAGTCTTTAATTGTCCATGTTTCCTGGTGATTGCATCAATAGGAATCCTAAAGCTGATCCTTGAGCCTGCTCAGAGTGATGTGTACTCCCAATGCCCTGCCACACAtggagctggtgctgggcaTGGGGGGATGACCACCAGGGAAAACATTGTCTATTCTGTGGGCAATTGCACAAATATCCCTGTGCTTTACCCCCTTCAAACAACTGGTGTACCGCACGAATGGCCAAGGAAGCAATCTTTGTAACACAGCCTGAAATTCAACCAAAGGGCCACTCTCCTCCCACTCAGTGCCTGGcatgggagggagctgcagctgctggtgctgctccctgtgaAGGGCCGTGTCAGGGATGAGTGGCTGGGGACGCCCTGttttcactgctgcagcagggacagggctggcatgGGGTGTACTGGCATCGGCAGGTCtcggctgctggggctggaccCGTTCCCGTGGCTGAGTCATGGAGGAAAGCAACCACTGAGTGTGAGTGGGGGTGAGGATGGGCAGCAGGAAAGGTCTTGTGCCAGCTTCTGCTGTGACGCAGGatcagccctgcccagagctaATCTTGCAGAGCCCACAGAGCATCAAAATATTCCTGGCATCCTCAAAACCTGCTGAAAACAGAGTCCAGGGTGGGTTGCTTGCATTGAAGATGCCTGAAGTCCTACCTGTACCATACTTGCTTCTGAACACTCACCTTGAGAGGGCACTGACAAGTGACAGACTCAGGTAAACCTGCTGGTGAAATTTAAGCAAACTTGCACGCATGGAAAGGGCTCCCTGAGTCCTGCTGGTGCTCAATCCAAACATGAGCAGCACCtttcagcagagcaggcagtgatGGACTCGTGTGCACATTACTAAGCAGCAGACGAGATGTGGGGAGCCAGCAGCGCCGCGGCTCCGGCTCTGACGAGCGGCTGATTCACCCAGTGACGTGCTGGAAGGTGCCCCTTCCTGGGGACTCCGTGGCCAGCTCCAAACGGGGATGAGCAAAGACACAAATCCGATGCAGCAGCTTGGCATTGTGATTTAGTGGGCACATAAATTACGACGTCTTGTTAATCATAATTTACTTCCTATTGCGagagcagaaagcaggagcagagcagtggagGCTGTTAACAGCCAGGGAGCGGGAGCGAGGGCTCTGGCAAGCTGAGTGATTGTTCCCCTGCCACGAGAGTGCTAGCAGAGGGAATTCTGCCATTTGTGCATCGTAAACCCTGAGCAGTCCTCAGATTGCTTGGGGCCTGATCCACAGCATGTTTAATTTGAGGAGAGGCTTCCTACACGtctctgctcttcctccccGCCATGCCTGACATCCATTACTGCTACTGCAGCTCCGTGGGTGTGGGTTTGGATCCCCTCTCACACTGGCTGTCGGTAGATGTTGGTCCCTGGGTAATTACAGGACATACAGGGATCTTCAGGAGTTGCTGTCTGTCCCCTCAGGGGCCTAAATACATGAGGAGGTTGGAACTGAGCACATCCCGTGTCAccctgctgtcactgccacAGCCCATCTCTGCTGGTCTCCACACTGCTGTTTCTGGCAAGACTCAAAGTGGGCTCTTGCATTCCGATTGTCTTCTACTGAACTGGAGGAAAGATGTGCATTTGGCAGGAACCTGGAGAGACTGCTGCTTGGAGGCTTTTTGCTGGAGTCTTTTATTACCTAGCATTGCCTCCCCCAAGGCTGTCTGCTTG
This Passer domesticus isolate bPasDom1 chromosome 16, bPasDom1.hap1, whole genome shotgun sequence DNA region includes the following protein-coding sequences:
- the KCNS1 gene encoding potassium voltage-gated channel subfamily S member 1; amino-acid sequence: MVNKTLNYWGPGFEEDVININVGGLRRRLSSSALSKFPDTRLGRLLSCDSEESILQLCDDYDVSAREFYFDRNPGFFLYVLHFYQTGKLHVMEELCVFSFCQEIEYWGINEFFLDSCCSYRYHERKLESRHHNWDEESEVSSVDTSPDEISDINHDLLRYSTLRCGNLRKRLWLTMENPGYSIPSKLFSFVSISVVLVSIATMCIHSMPEYQEVDESGNVLDEPILHKLEYFCISWFTFEVSSRLLLSPNPRKFFKHPLNLIDIVSVLPFYFTLLVDVTMGSDSELGNLGKVVQVFRLMRIFRVLKLARHSTGLRSLGATLKHSYREVGILLLYLAVGVSVFSGVAYTAEKEEDVGFDTIPACWWWGTVSMTTVGYGDVVPVTVAGKLAASGCILGGILVVALPITIIFNKFSHFYRKQKALEAAVRNSGKEEPEEAGSSPSHERDSEALSDTSLDRGSPDRRGLTPGAHPSP